In Pseudomonadota bacterium, one DNA window encodes the following:
- a CDS encoding thioredoxin family protein — MLLSCTSSEQGKAGVVVPGIPVKNTVTLVDLGAKTCVPCKLMAPILEELKKEYQGRAAVVFVDVGDEENIEKARALNVLAIPTQIFFDKTGKEVYRHAGFLDKDSMVAKLEELLAR; from the coding sequence ATGCTGCTTTCCTGCACCTCATCGGAACAGGGCAAGGCGGGTGTTGTCGTCCCCGGCATTCCTGTCAAAAATACCGTGACCCTGGTTGATCTCGGGGCCAAAACCTGCGTCCCCTGCAAGCTGATGGCCCCGATTCTTGAGGAACTGAAGAAAGAGTACCAAGGCCGCGCGGCGGTCGTTTTTGTCGATGTCGGGGACGAGGAAAACATTGAAAAAGCCAGGGCTCTCAATGTACTGGCCATCCCCACCCAGATCTTTTTTGACAAAACCGGGAAGGAAGTGTATCGCCATGCCGGTTTTCTGGACAAAGACAGCATGGTTGCCAAACTTGAAGAATTACTGGCCCGGTAA